A window of the Apostichopus japonicus isolate 1M-3 chromosome 8, ASM3797524v1, whole genome shotgun sequence genome harbors these coding sequences:
- the LOC139971099 gene encoding cyclin-dependent kinase 2 homolog, with protein sequence MPQSDYVPLERLCAGYFGKELKVQEKGAVGKVRHAKVVTFQSLAKTKLAAESLRQDIKYRQLEHKNVLKFKDAFDIVESGRIYLCTVWSHYEKEQTELLNDFIINRKESLGIEESKALMVQLVEGVSFLHVNALSHNALTPFSVLILKSSSGEAVVKITDYGLTQVCGRPYDENYRPDGGRIRSMLYHLPPEAFGRSWDRCCKNYTNTAADVFMLGLLFIAIAEQTLLPPEPKTESNAKANDPENPIVAPFLQYPGYAPIPLGKFLHGNSSIDVDQQLYRQSSPALRSLVRRMLQLIPGKRPPTSSVAQILASIRLVRRTDKAGSQSSLADTSVASSTGKLGKRKRSSSLRYDPTEAPPKRKSAVNRLPSLREKTEGAKEVGSALVRRASVRMKTTRNFIMRKGSVKISD encoded by the exons ATGCCTCAATCGGATTACGTCCCTCTGGAGAGATTATGTGCTGGCTATTTCGGCAAGGAATTGAAGGTTCAAGAAAAAGGTGCCGTTGGGAAAGTTCGACATGCTAAAGTCGTTACCTTCCAGAGTTTAGCTAAAACCAAACTGGCAGCAGAGTCATTAAGACAAGACATTAAATATCGCCAACTGGAACACAAGAACGTATTGAAGTTTAAAGACGCTTTTGATATAGTCGAGAGTGGACGGATATATCTCTGTACAGTTTGGTCACACTATGAAAAAGAACAAACAGAACTTTTGAATGACTTTATAATTAATAGGAAGGAATCTTTAGGCATTGAAGAGAGCAAAGCTTTAATGGTTCAACTTGTTGAAGGTGTGTCCTTCTTGCACGTTAATGCCTTATCACATAACGCATTGACTCCATTTAGTGTCCTTATACTCAAAAGCAGTTCTGGGGAGGCAGTTGTCAAGATTACAGATTATGGGCTCACACAG GTTTGCGGCAGACCATACGATGAAAACTACCGTCCTGATGGCGGTCGTATTAGAAGCATGCTCTACCATCTACCACCAGAGGCTTTCGGAAGAAGTTGGGACAGATGCTGCAAGAATTACACCAACACAGCTGCTGATGTGTTTATGTTAG gttTGTTGTTCATTGCTATCGCCGAGCAAACTCTACTACCTCCCGAACCAAAGACTGAGAGCAACGCCAAAGCAAACGACCCAGAGAACCCCATTGTAGCACCTTTTCTGCAATATCCTGGATACGCTCCGATACCTTTGGGCAAATTCCTCCACGGAAATTCCAGTATCGATGTAGATCAACAGCTCTACCGACAGAGTAGCCCCGCCCTACGAAGTCTCGTCCGAAGGATGCTACAATTGATCCCTGGAAAACGCCCACCAACATCCAGCGTCGCCCAAATATTGGCCAGTATACGCCTCGTCAGACGGACCGATAAAGCAGGTAGTCAAAGCTCTCTTGCGGATACGTCCGTCGCCTCTTCGACGGGGAAACTCGGCAAGCGAAAACGCAGTTCATCTCTCCGTTACGATCCAACGGAAGCTCCGCCTAAGCGAAAATCCGCCGTGAATAGGTTACCGAGCCTCCGGGAGAAGACAGAGGGCGCCAAAGAGGTCGGGAGCGCGTTAGTCAGAAGAGCATCAGTGAGGATGAAAACTACTCGGAATTTCATAATGAGGAAGGGATCAGTGAAAATATCGGATTAG
- the LOC139971804 gene encoding carbohydrate sulfotransferase 15-like isoform X1: MKRKHIILILATATLLAISYISTKLRMLQTPVANRGQYSNQEITTGKSTDGMLGTTLVPMITNSTKNERINYHESEHTEERLELNENVLRSEDGGISLAWDQHGNIETFYGWYPQELQNELLSRYKNPCYMIDGKLYCLPYFFLAGMPKCGTTDIWSKISQHPQVAAAQKEPHWWTRGMIKGSLKLRGYMYQRTINIRKELVRARYDKKATKMIVGDGSASTFWENLLWNKLPSMDKTPSTMKIIASILPNAKFIVSLREPSNRMYSEYLAFQPTSKKSVTEYEQMVHEGISLLRECFNRSTQRECIFERQKRPKDYPFTRIRLSFYSVFVEEFLKYFSRDQLFLVRMEDWQTSCKQILPQIYKFLELDPLPKSSIFPICRQLSRHTNQHSYRIVGAQPYRIKQVIRNFVAPFNEELANIMQDNRFLWDDVE, encoded by the exons ATGAAAAGG AAACATATCATTCTGATTCTTGCTACTGCTACCCTTCTTGCCATTTCATACATATCTACCAAACTGCGCATGCTTCAGACACCCGTTGCgaatagagggcagtattcTAATCAGGAGATAACGACAGGGAAATCCACAGATGGAATGCTCGGAACGACATTGGTTCCCATGATCACTAATTCGACAAAAAATGAGCGAATAAATTACCACGAATCTGAGCATACAGAAGAGAGACTCGAATTAAACGAGAATGTCCTAAGAAGTGAAGATGGAGGGATATCTCTAGCTTGGGACCAACATGGGaacattgaaacattttatGGATGGTACCCACAG GAGTTACAAAATGAACTTTTGTCTCGATATAAAAATCCCTGTTATATGATAGACGGTAAGCTTTACTGTCTTCCGTACTTCTTTCTTGCTGGGATGCCGAAGTGTGGTACCACAGACATCTGGTCCAAGATTTCCCAGCATCCTCAGGTGGCGGCAGCTCAAAAAGAACCTCATTGGTGGACAAGAGGAATGATCAAAG GGTCTTTGAAGTTAAGAGGTTATATGTATCAACGCACAATAAACATACGTAAAGAACTCGTGAGAGCAAGATACGATAAGAAAGCGACCAAGATGATTGTTG GTGATGGTTCTGCGTCTACATTCTGGGAAAATCTGTTATGGAATAAACTACCAAGTATGGACAAAACTCCCAGCACTATGAAGATCATCGCCAGTATTTTACCAAACGCCAAATTCATTGTATCTCTCCGAGAACCATCGAATAG AATGTACTCTGAGTATCTGGCCTTTCAGCCCACAAGCAAGAAATCTGTGACTGAATATGAACAGATGGTTCATGAGGGGATATCCTTACTTAGAGAATGTTTTAACCGGAGCACCCAAAGAGAATGTATCTTTGAGAGACAAAAGAGACCGAAGGACTACCCTTTTACG AGAATTCGATTAAGTTTCTATTCTGTCTTCGTGGAAGAGTTTCTCAAATATTTCTCTCGCGACCAATTATTTCTAGTTCGCATGGAAGATTGGCAAACATCTTGTAAACAAATTCTACCGCAAATATACAAATTTCTGGAATTGG ATCCTCTTCCAAAGTCTTCGATATTCCCGATATGTCGACAGCTCAGTCGCCATACCAACCAACATAGCTACAGAATAGTTGGTGCTCAACCTTACAGGATTAAGCAAGTTATCAGGAATTTCGTCGCCCCATTTAATGAAGAATTGGCTAATATCATGCAGGATAATCGGTTTCTTTGGGACGATGTCGAGTAA
- the LOC139971804 gene encoding uncharacterized protein isoform X2: MKRKHIILILATATLLAISYISTKLRMLQTPVANRGQYSNQEITTGKSTDGMLGTTLVPMITNSTKNERINYHESEHTEERLELNENVLRSEDGGISLAWDQHGNIETFYGWYPQELQNELLSRYKNPCYMIDGKLYCLPYFFLAGMPKCGTTDIWSKISQHPQVAAAQKEPHWWTRGMIKGSLKLRGYMYQRTINIRKELVRARYDKKATKMIVGDGSASTFWENLLWNKLPSMDKTPSTMKIIASILPNAKFIVSLREPSNRMYSEYLAFQPTSKKSVTEYEQMVHEGISLLRECFNRSTQRECIFERQKRPKDYPFTFAWKIGKHLVNKFYRKYTNFWNWILFQSLRYSRYVDSSVAIPTNIATE, translated from the exons ATGAAAAGG AAACATATCATTCTGATTCTTGCTACTGCTACCCTTCTTGCCATTTCATACATATCTACCAAACTGCGCATGCTTCAGACACCCGTTGCgaatagagggcagtattcTAATCAGGAGATAACGACAGGGAAATCCACAGATGGAATGCTCGGAACGACATTGGTTCCCATGATCACTAATTCGACAAAAAATGAGCGAATAAATTACCACGAATCTGAGCATACAGAAGAGAGACTCGAATTAAACGAGAATGTCCTAAGAAGTGAAGATGGAGGGATATCTCTAGCTTGGGACCAACATGGGaacattgaaacattttatGGATGGTACCCACAG GAGTTACAAAATGAACTTTTGTCTCGATATAAAAATCCCTGTTATATGATAGACGGTAAGCTTTACTGTCTTCCGTACTTCTTTCTTGCTGGGATGCCGAAGTGTGGTACCACAGACATCTGGTCCAAGATTTCCCAGCATCCTCAGGTGGCGGCAGCTCAAAAAGAACCTCATTGGTGGACAAGAGGAATGATCAAAG GGTCTTTGAAGTTAAGAGGTTATATGTATCAACGCACAATAAACATACGTAAAGAACTCGTGAGAGCAAGATACGATAAGAAAGCGACCAAGATGATTGTTG GTGATGGTTCTGCGTCTACATTCTGGGAAAATCTGTTATGGAATAAACTACCAAGTATGGACAAAACTCCCAGCACTATGAAGATCATCGCCAGTATTTTACCAAACGCCAAATTCATTGTATCTCTCCGAGAACCATCGAATAG AATGTACTCTGAGTATCTGGCCTTTCAGCCCACAAGCAAGAAATCTGTGACTGAATATGAACAGATGGTTCATGAGGGGATATCCTTACTTAGAGAATGTTTTAACCGGAGCACCCAAAGAGAATGTATCTTTGAGAGACAAAAGAGACCGAAGGACTACCCTTTTACG TTCGCATGGAAGATTGGCAAACATCTTGTAAACAAATTCTACCGCAAATATACAAATTTCTGGAATTGG ATCCTCTTCCAAAGTCTTCGATATTCCCGATATGTCGACAGCTCAGTCGCCATACCAACCAACATAGCTACAGAATAG